In Cupriavidus sp. EM10, the genomic window CCGCCGAATCGGCCCGCGTGCTGGTGGAGGCCGTGAAGAAGGACATCAAGCCGCGCGACATCATCACGCGCAAGTCGATCGAGAACGCCGTGACGCTGATCATGGCCACGGGTGGGTCCACCAACGCCGTGCTGCACTACCTGGCCATCGCCCACTCGGCCGAGGTGGAATGGACGATCGACGATTTCGAGCGCATCCGCCGGCGCGTGCCGGTGATCTGCAACCTGAAGCCTTCAGGCGATTACGTGGCCACCGACCTGCATCGTGCCGGCGGGATTCCGCAGGTGATGAAGCTGCTGCTGAACGCGGGCCTGCTGCACGGCGACTGCATGACCATCACGGGCCGCACGCTGGCCGAGGAACTGGAGCACGTGCCCGACCAGCCGCGCGCCGACCAGGACGTGATCATGCCGCTGGACCGCGCACTCTATAAACAGGGCCACCTGGCGATCCTGAAGGGCAACCTGGCCGAGGAAGGCGCCGTGGCCAAGATCACCGGGCTCAAGAACCCGGTCATCACCGGCCCCGCGCGCGTGTTCGAGGACGAGCAAAGCGCGATGGAAGCCATCCTGGGCGACCGCATCAACGCGGGCGACATCCTGGTGCTGCGCTACCTGGGCCCCAAGGGCGGCCCCGGCATGCCGGAAATGCTGGCGCCAACTTCGGCCATCATCGGCAAGGGCTGGGCGAATCGGTCGGTTTTATTACCGACGGGCGCTTCTCGGGCGGCACCTGGGGCATGGTGGTGGGCCACGTGGCACCGGAAGCCCATGTCGGCGGCACCATCGCACTGGTACAGGAGGGCGACTCGATCACGATCGACGCCCACCAGCTGGTGTTGCAACTGAACGTGCCTGACGATGAACTGGCGAAACGGCGATCCGCCTGGAAGCAGCCGGCGCCGCGCTATACGCGTGGGGTACTGGCCAAGTTCGCGAAACTGGCGTCGACGGCCAGCAAGGGGGCGGTGACGGATTGAGGACCAGCTCCCCTCTCCCGCCTGCGGGAGAGGGGAGAAAACCGGGGGTGGATACCGTAGAAAACCGGTGGCGGGCTACTCCGCCCCGCCCGGGTCCCTTTCGATTTCTTCCAGCGTGGCGTCCAGCCACTCCACCAGCCGTGCCTCCAGCGCCTGGGTCAGCTCGCTGGCCAGTTGGGCGGTCAGCGGGGCCAGGCGCGATTGCAGCGTGGCTTCGGTATGCGCCTCCACCACCTGCGGCCATTCGGTGCGGAATCGCATCATCACGCGCGTCAGCAGTTCGGTGCGCACGGCGCGCAGGTCGTCATCGCCGGGCAGGAACGCGGCCGGATCGACCAGCGGCTGGGTGTCCGCCACGGTGGCGGACTCGCTCGCGGTGTCGGTATTGCCCACCGCCGTCACCACGCCCGAATCGGGCATGTCGGCCGTGTCGATGACCGGGGCCGCCTGCCGGATGGGCTGAGGCTGGAGCTGCGCCTCGGCCTGTTCCATGGGCTCAGTCGGGCCATCGAACGCCGCGTCTGGCAATTCGACGATTTCGGTCAGCAGCGGCACGCTGTCATGTGGGCCCAGCCGCGGAATCACCCGCGATGTCGTGCGTTCGCTCATGCCGATTCTCCTTTGGCCTGCCCAATATCATGGTGCGTGAGCGGATACCCTCGCTCGCGGTAGAAACGATAGCGCTCGCGGCCCGCATCACGGGCGTCGGGCGTGCCGCCCACCACCTCGATCAGCCGCTCGAAGCTGGCGAACTGCGCCGGGGCTTCCGGCGCGATGTTCACCAGCAGCTGGTGATGCGGCACCGCCTCCAGCGTGGCCGCCAGGATGATCGGCGTCACCGCCGCATTGGGGCTGTCCAGCCCGCAATGCGGCAGGAAGTCGAGCGGCGAGAACGACCACAGCCGCGCGTCCAGCTGCGCCAGTTGCTGCGGGGCGCCGAACACCACCACCTTCTGCCCTGCCCCATAGGCCTTGCGGACCAGGCGGCAGACGTAGGCCAGCGTATCCGGCACGTTGCTGTGGAAGTCGATGCGCGTCATCCTGGGCTGCCTTCGAATCGCTGGTTAGCCGGCACGGTCCATCAGGAACTGCGTCAGCAGCGGCACCGGACGGCCCGTGGCGCCCTTGGCCGCGCCGCTCTTCCAGGCCGTGCCGGCAATGTCCAGGTGGGCCCAGTCGTACTTCTCGGTGTAGCGCGCCAGGAAGCATGCCGCCGTGACGCTGCCCGCCGGGCGGCCGCCGATATTGGCCATGTCGGCGAAATTCGACTTGAGCTGGTCCTGGTAGTCGTCGTCCAGCGGCAGGCGCCAGGCGGTGTCCATGGCCTTGCGGCCGGCGTCGATCAGCTGGTCGGCCAGCGCGTCGCTGCGCGCGTACAGGCCGCTGTTCACATGGCCCAGCGCGATGATGCAGGCGCCGGTCAGCGTGGCCACGTCGACCACGGCGGCGGGCTTGAAGCGCTCCACGTAGGTCAGCGCGTCGCACAGGATCAGGCGGCCTTCGGCGTCGGTGTTCAGGATCTCGATGGTCTGGCCGGACATGCTGACGACCACGTCGCCCGGCTTGGTGGCGTTGCCGGCCGGCATGTTCTCGCAGGTCGGCACCACGGCGATCACGTTCAGCTTCAGGCCCATTTCGGCCACGGCCTGGATGGTGCCCAGCACCGAGGCGGCGCCGCACATGTCGTACTTCATCTCGTCCATGCCCTCGCCCGGCTTCAGCGAGATGCCGCCCGTGTCGAACGTGATGCCCTTGCCCACCAGCACCACCGGCGCGGCCTTGGCGCTGGCGCCGTCATAGCGCAGCACGATGAACTGCGGCGGCTCCACGCTGCCCTTGGTCACGGCCAGGAAGGCGCCCATGTTCAGTGCCTCGATCTGCTTGCGGCCCAGGATTTCCACCTTGAGCTTGTGGCGCTTGGCGATGGTGCGGGCGGTGTTGGCCAGGTAGGTCGGCGTGCAGATGTTCGACGGCAGGTTGCCCAGGTCGCGCGTCAGTTCCATGCCGTTGGCGATGGCCGTGCCGCGCACCACGGCCTGGGTGGCCGTCTTGGCGTCGGCCGCGTCCACGGCCAGCACGATCTTGCGCAGGGTGGGCTTGTCGGCCGTGCCGGCAGCCCGGGCCGGGCGCTTGAGCTCGGGATGGCGCTCCAGCAGGCGGTAGCCGGCTTCGCGCACGATGCTGATCGTCGTGATCACGGCCCAGGTCACGTCGCGCGGCTGGGGCACCTGCTGCGCCAGGCACCACAGCGCCGATGCGGCACGCGTGCCGCCCAGCGCACGCATGGCCGTGCGGACGGCCTCGGCAAAGGCCTTGTCGGTGAATTCGACTTCCTTGCCCAGCCCCACCAGCAGCACGCGGGCGGCGCCGATGCCGGCCACTTCGTGCAGCATCAGATGGGTGCCGCGCTTGCCTTCGAAGTCGCCCTGCTTGACCAGGCGCGCCACCAGCCCTTGGTGGCCACGTCCAGCGCCTTGCCCACGCCGGCAAGGTTCTGGCCCTCGAACAGGCCCACCACCAGGCAGTCGGTCTTGGTGGCCAGGAAACCATTTTGGCCAGCTTTGCTCAGATCCAGGGCTTTTGTGCTAAATTCCATCGCGCTTCCTTCCAGGGGCTCGTCGAAAAGAAAGCCCCCATTATCCGCGATTTTCATCCGCGCTCTGCCGCCGCCGATCCTGCAAGCTGACAGCCCGCGGTCCTGCCAGTCCTTCGGCCCCAGGCATAACGCCCGTTCCGGCCGGAAGCCGGAAGCGATTGGTGCATGATTTTTCAACAAGCCCTGCGACGCGAGCTCGCCTACACCGCCGGTGCGGTGTTCCTGGTGATGCTGACGTTCATGCTGACGTCGCTCGTGATCCGCATCCTGGGCATGGCCGCCAATGGCAAGGCCAGCCCCAACGACGTGCTGATGCTGATCGGCCTGGCCACCATTGGCTATCTGTCGATCCTGCTGTCGGCCACGCTGTTCATCTCGACACTGATCGTCCTGACCCGCTGGTACAAGGACTCGGAGATGGTGGTGTGGTTCTCGGCCGGCATCTCGCTGCGGGACCTGGTCAAGCCGGTGCTGCAGTTCGCCACGCCCTTTTTCATCATGGCGCTGCTGCTGGGCATGTTCGCCTGGCCCTGGGCCAACCAGCAGAGCGCGCTGTTCCGGGACCGCTTCCAGCAGCGCGGCGTGCTGTCGATGATCGCTTCCGGGCGCTTCATCGAACCCGCCAACGGCAACTACGTGCTGTTCATCGAAGGCATCGATGCCGACATGAAGCACGCTCGTAACGTTTTTGTTGCAAATTCCGAGGCCGGCAAGATCGGGGTGGCGCTGGCCCACCAGGGCCAGTTCGAAACCCAGCCCAACGGCGACCGCCTGGTGGTCATGGAGAATGGCCGCCGCTACGCCGGCATCCCCGGGCAGCTTAACTATCGGATCGTCGAATTCGATAAATACGCCGTCAAGGTCGACAACAAGCCGCCCGAGACCGAGGCCGACCTGCCGACCAAGAGCCGGGACACCATCGACCTGCTGCGCAATCCCA contains:
- a CDS encoding DNA polymerase III subunit chi gives rise to the protein MTRIDFHSNVPDTLAYVCRLVRKAYGAGQKVVVFGAPQQLAQLDARLWSFSPLDFLPHCGLDSPNAAVTPIILAATLEAVPHHQLLVNIAPEAPAQFASFERLIEVVGGTPDARDAGRERYRFYRERGYPLTHHDIGQAKGESA
- the lptF gene encoding LPS export ABC transporter permease LptF encodes the protein MIFQQALRRELAYTAGAVFLVMLTFMLTSLVIRILGMAANGKASPNDVLMLIGLATIGYLSILLSATLFISTLIVLTRWYKDSEMVVWFSAGISLRDLVKPVLQFATPFFIMALLLGMFAWPWANQQSALFRDRFQQRGVLSMIASGRFIEPANGNYVLFIEGIDADMKHARNVFVANSEAGKIGVALAHQGQFETQPNGDRLVVMENGRRYAGIPGQLNYRIVEFDKYAVKVDNKPPETEADLPTKSRDTIDLLRNPTRENLGELLWRVSLPILAFNFVMIAIPLAYVNPRLGRYTPLVFAVLIYLTYSNMINLAQAWVRSGSLSFWMALVPIHLFVFLCALLMFRYRANRSLGGWRAVFGLHRLKKNGARGGKA